From Lolium perenne isolate Kyuss_39 chromosome 5, Kyuss_2.0, whole genome shotgun sequence, a single genomic window includes:
- the LOC127300295 gene encoding CBS domain-containing protein CBSX1, chloroplastic, producing MEAAAATLLLSADAPLAAGRRLASRPARAARWAGAGPCTSRWASVRAYAAAAAPAPAAGNGFIAHNGVYTVGDFMTQKEGLYVVKPSTSVDEALEMLVQHRISGFPVIDDDWKLVGVVSDYDLLALDSMAGCGLADTNTNMFPEVDSNWKTFREIQKLLSKTSGKVIGDVMTPKPLVVRETTNLDAAARLLLETKYHRLPVVDSTGKLVGMITRGNVVRAALKIKKKAEEGA from the exons ATGGAGGCCGCCGCGGCCACGCTGCTCCTCTCCGCCGACGCGCccctcgccgccggccgccgcctcgcATCCCGGCCCGCGCGCGCCGCACGGTGGGCCGGCGCCGGGCCCTGCACGAGCCGGTGGGCGTCCGTCCGCGCGTACGCCGCGGCGGCCGCGCCGGCGCCCGCCGCCGGGAACGGCTTCATCGCG CACAATGGAGTGTACACCGTTGGGGACTTCATGACACAAAAGGAGGGTCTCTACGTCGTCAAACCGTCGACATCGGTTGATGAAG CGCTCGAGATGCTGGTGCAGCACAGGATCTCTGGTTTCCCTGTTATCGATGACGACTGGAAGTTG GTTGGCGTCGTCTCAGATTACGATCTATTAGCTCTGGACTCAATGGCAG GATGTGGACTGGCTGATACAAACACAAACATGTTTCCTGAGGTAGATAGCAATTGGAAG ACATTTCGCGAGATCCAGAAACTCTTGAGCAAAACCAGTGGAAAAGTTATTGGTGATGTTATGACCCCCAAGCCTCTTGTGGTGCGTGAAACTACTAATCTCGATGCTGCTGCAAG GTTGCTGCTTGAAACCAAATACCACAGATTACCTGTTGTTGATAGCACTGGAAAATTG GTTGGGATGATCACAAGGGGGAATGTCGTCAGAGCTGCTCTCAAAATAAAGAAGAAAGCTGAAGAAGGTGCTTAA
- the LOC127300296 gene encoding PI-PLC X domain-containing protein At5g67130, with product MARRSCFLLLLSLHIALLLLLLIPCYGQVGNSCSSARDCGVGLYCGDCAASGRKQPSCIRDLAIQPTSIVKGLPFNRYSWLVTHNSFSIVGEPSRTGVERVTFYNQEDTVTNQLRNGVRGLMLDMYDFGGDVWLCHSLQGKCYNFTAFEPAIDTLKEVEAFLSENPTEIVTIFIEDYVHSPMGLSKLFTAADLMKYWYPISEMPTSGQDWPSVTDMAAKNHRLLVFTSDASKEASEGIAYQWSYLLENESGDPGIEPGSCPNRKESQPLNARSASLILQNYFPTIPVQSEACKENSVGLPQMVQTCYAAAGNRIPNFIALNFYMRSDGGGVFDVQDRINGLTLCGCNSIAACQAGAPAGACKNTGAPNTGAPNRTTSSSSINGNVISGTIEFKSPASRTSSTSTWRNFVVSLSLVLILKAF from the exons GTCGGCAATTCGTGCTCGTCGGCCCGCGACTGCGGGGTGGGCCTGTACTGCGGCGATTGCGCCGCCTCCGGCAGGAAGCAGCCGTCCTGCATCAGGGACCTGGCCATCCAGCCCACCTCCATC GTCAAGGGGCTGCCCTTTAACAGGTACTCATGGCTGGTCACCCATAACTCATTCTCCATTGTCGGCGAGCCGTCGCGCACCGGGGTCGAGAGGGTTACGTTTTACAACCAGGAAGACACTGTCACCAACCAACTCAGG AATGGAGTGAGGGGATTGATGCTGGATATGTATGACTTTGGCGGTGACGTCTGGCTCTGCCACTCTTTGCAAGGGAAATGCTACAACTTCACCGCTTTT GAACCAGCAATTGACACGTTGAAAGAGGTTGAAGCGTTTCTATCTGAGAACCCCACAGAGATTGTCACGATATTCATCGAGGATTACGTCCATTCACCGATGGGATTAAGCAAACTGTTTACTGCTGCTGACTTGATGAAGTATTGGTACCCTATATCAGAAATGCCAACTAGCGGCCAGGACTGGCCAAGCGTTACAGATATGGCTGCAAAGAACCACAGGTTGCTAGTGTTCACTTCCGATGCTTCAAAGGAGGCTAGTGAAGGAATAGCTTACCAGTGGAGCTATTTGCTGGAGAATGAAT CTGGAGATCCAGGTATCGAGCCTGGCTCTTGCCCAAACAGAAAGGAATCCCAGCCACTAAATGCAAGATCTGCATCTCTGATTCTGCAAAATTACTTCCCAACAATTCCTGTTCAGAGTGAAGCATGCAAAGAGAATTCTGTTGGACTACCACAGATGGTCCAAACATGTTATGCTGCAGCTGGAAATAGAATCCCGAACTTTATAGCTTTGAATTTTTACATG CGAAGCGATGGTGGTGGTGTTTTTGATGTTCAAGACAGAATCAATGGCCTCACGCTCTGTGGTTGCAACAGCATTGCAGCCTGCCAG GCTGGGGCACCAGCGGGTGCATGCAAGAACACTGGAGCACCAAATACTGGAGCACCGAATCGAACCACCTCTTCCTCTTCTATAAATGGAAACGTGATTTCAGGAACTATAGAATTCAAATCGCCTGCTTCAAGGACCAGCAGCACTTCCACCTGGAGGAACTTTGTTGTTTCGCTAAGTCTGGTGTTGATTCTTAAGGCGTTTTGA